The following proteins are encoded in a genomic region of Limanda limanda chromosome 22, fLimLim1.1, whole genome shotgun sequence:
- the batf2 gene encoding protein c-Fos — protein MSPSLMDTRDGPSSPCSLSAEESNSNTAGSDREGDGQQVGKTGGKRREKNRNAARKTRRKQTERADELHEELQRLEQSNSSLQNEIAGLQKNLQRYTKALARHEPYCCLRASASTSRKHVSASDSGVCQSTSGPPPRFGPQATSSPLATPPLVSSSLGLQAHLSSLASPQTFSLSSGLSAKHVIPSYSGPITSRYSVPDRHSLFRKEPPNTTSPTGVTPLCTSLLSTSITPSILAAAAQPQSGRDIIHRTSSVPANACFPPLNSGTLDAFLIKQTSVVPPYQHLEVECGGPVFKAGPMNGPQLPLGRHCGNPNSSSPLLPPTLQDPAVQSPQANLELPLAAASFGYRQQTSNQESLLSLLTIPSPLNSSSSSSDALVGQPSSSQLLPGNPSSDLSLSELLEIDDWILSGASNQ, from the exons ATGTCCCCGTCACTCATGGACACCAGGGACGGACCCAGCAGCCCTTGCTCCCTGTCAGCTGAGGAGAGCAACAGCAACACGGCTGGATCG GACAGAGAAGGAGACGGACAACAGGTGGGAAAAACCGGGGGGAAAAGACGAGAGAAGAACAGAAACGCGGCCAGGAAGACCCGCCGAAAGCAAACAGAGAGAGCTGACGAACTTCACGAG GAGCTTCAGCGTCTCGAGCAATCAAACTCCTCCCTTCAAAATGAGATCGCCGGATTGCAAAAAAACCTCCAACGCTACACAAAAGCTCTGGCACGTCATGAGCCTTACTGCTGCCTCCGAGCCTCTGCGTCCACCTCGAGAAAACACGTCTCTGCGTCCGACTCAGGTGTCTGCCAGAGCACCTCAGGCCCTCCTCCGAGGTTCGGTCCCCAGGCTACGAGCTCCCCTCTGGCTACTCCCCCTTTGGTCTCCTCCAGCCTGGGTCTTCAAGCCCATCTCTCATCCTTAGCTTCTCCTCAAACATTCTCCTTGTCTTCTGGCTTGTCTGCCAAACACGTCATCCCCTCCTACTCTGGCCCTATAACTTCTCGTTATTCTGTCCCAGATCGTCACTCTTTGTTCCGAAAAGAGCCTCCAAACACCACAAGTCCGACAGGGGTTACGCCTCTTTGCACCAGCCTACTTTCAACCTCTATTACCCCCAGCATCCTCGCCGCAGCTGCTCAGCCTCAATCTGGGCGAGACATCATCCACAGAACCTCCTCAGTGCCTGCAAATGCGTGTTTTCCTCCTCTTAATTCTGGCACATTGGATGCTTTTTTAATAAAGCAAACCTCTGTGGTGCCCCCTTATCAACATTTGGAGGTAGAATGTGGAGGTCCAGTATTCAAAGCTGGTCCCATGAATGGGCCCCAGCTTCCTCTGGGTCGGCATTGTGGAAATCCAAACAGCTCAAGTCCGCTGCTACCACCAACTCTTCAGGATCCTGCTGTTCAGTCACCTCAGGCAAACTTGGAGCTGCCTCTTGCCGCTGCCTCCTTTGGTTACAGACAACAAACATCCAATCAAGAgtctctgctctccctcctcacaATCCCGAGTCctctgaacagcagcagcagcagctccgacGCACTTGTCGGTCAGCCTTCGTCCTCGCAGCTGCTGCCGGGCAATCCCTCAAgtgacctttctctctctgagctgctggagatcgaTGATTGGATCCTAAGTGGAGCTAGTAATCAATAA